A genomic stretch from Solenopsis invicta isolate M01_SB chromosome 15, UNIL_Sinv_3.0, whole genome shotgun sequence includes:
- the LOC105198870 gene encoding uncharacterized protein LOC105198870 isoform X2 yields the protein MASMDYNNKLKNDKDQLQQNHEEHTEVSIPSILTSITTTFQSTDQVGEITEDYENFISTSAVLHYSNFHTVQVTIFICIGYILQYMACFRRDRGFCYKVLIVGQNELEVDAEQTQSPSCYGNVIFSYLIPSVLHLVAYLYTIYLFRVKENEQLQNLMERAFLLSSNPINRGNQKRLVHILWLFIALSIVWMIMALITVNIQMAERSIVFQWVENSPYQVKITLKIFLIVCTLWHDMVQGTIITSYCLQGQLLMSHLYFLRGKLLQHVLLPIDWMRDINEFKKLLKYFNDELGPAVCIYTIVNLSWATAGIVWLFQYYINDMNNNPVIYPVTYVNVMNVVLWILISIAPFIQAARLTNACSMIRAVGHEIRIRPFVYQATPGEDLDSILLYTSSLKMCARLFRIPIKGRYLCLLLTISSISVLSLGQCQFFS from the exons ATGGCGTCG atggattataataataagttaaaaaatgataaagatcAACTTCAACAGAATCATGAAGAACATACAGAAGTCTCCATTCCATCCATATTAACAAGTATAACAACAACTTTTCAAAGTACTGAT CAAGTGGGTGAGATCACGGAAGACTATGAGAATTTCATTAGTACATCAGCTGTACTTCATTATT CAAATTTTCATACTGTTCAAGttactatatttatatgtattggatacattttacaatatatggcttgtttcag AAGAGACCGAGGATTctgttataaagtattaatCGTGGGACAAAACGAACTGGAAGTCGACGCGGAACAGACGCAGTCACCGTCTTGCTACGGAAACGTGATATTCAGCTATTTAATTCCGAGTGTATTACATTTAGTAGCGTATTTATACACGATATACCTGTTTCGTGTCAAGGAGAATGAGCAGCTGCAGAATCTGATGGAGAGAGCATTTCTACTCTCCTCGAATCCAATAAATCGTGGCAATCAAAAGCGCCTCGTGCATATATTGTGGCTGTTTATAGCATTGAGCATAGTATGGATGATCATGGCATTAATCACAGTGAATATTCAAATGGCCGAAAGAAGCATAGTATTTCAATGGGTGGAAAATAG TCCATATCAGGTGAAGATAACGTTGAAAATATTCCTAATTGTTTGTACCTTGTGGCACGACATGGTTCAAGGCACCATTATAACAAGCTACTGCCTGCAAGGGCAGTTATTGATGTCACACCTTTACTTTCTACGCGGAAAATTGCTCCAACATGTTCTACTGCCTATCGACTGGATGAGG GACATCAATGAATTCAAGAAACTGTTGAAATACTTCAATGATGAATTAGGTCCGGCTGTTTGCATTTACACTATAGTTAATTTGTCATGGGCAACTGCGGGTATCGTATGGTTGTTTCAATATTATATCAACGACATGAACAACAATCCTGTTATATATCCTGTTACATATGTTAATGTAATGAATGTTGTATTATGGATTTTGATTTCGATTGCTCCATTTATACAG GCTGCTCGCTTAACGAATGCTTGCTCCATGATCCGAGCTGTAGGGCATGAAATACGTATACGACCGTTTGTGTATCAAGCTACTCCAGGCGAGGACCTCGATAGTATACTCTTGTACACGTCTTCGTTGAAAATGTGCGCTAGACTGTTCAGAATTCCTATCAAGGGTAGATATTTATGTCTTCTGCTAACTATTAGTAGTATTTCTGTTCTTTCTCTAGGACAATgtcaatttttctcataa
- the LOC105198870 gene encoding uncharacterized protein LOC105198870 isoform X1, translating to MASMDYNNKLKNDKDQLQQNHEEHTEVSIPSILTSITTTFQSTDQVGEITEDYENFISTSAVLHYCKHKILRPYLRLLGVMGLRPTSSDDSDHFLRCSILANFHTVQVTIFICIGYILQYMACFRRDRGFCYKVLIVGQNELEVDAEQTQSPSCYGNVIFSYLIPSVLHLVAYLYTIYLFRVKENEQLQNLMERAFLLSSNPINRGNQKRLVHILWLFIALSIVWMIMALITVNIQMAERSIVFQWVENSPYQVKITLKIFLIVCTLWHDMVQGTIITSYCLQGQLLMSHLYFLRGKLLQHVLLPIDWMRDINEFKKLLKYFNDELGPAVCIYTIVNLSWATAGIVWLFQYYINDMNNNPVIYPVTYVNVMNVVLWILISIAPFIQAARLTNACSMIRAVGHEIRIRPFVYQATPGEDLDSILLYTSSLKMCARLFRIPIKGRYLCLLLTISSISVLSLGQCQFFS from the exons ATGGCGTCG atggattataataataagttaaaaaatgataaagatcAACTTCAACAGAATCATGAAGAACATACAGAAGTCTCCATTCCATCCATATTAACAAGTATAACAACAACTTTTCAAAGTACTGAT CAAGTGGGTGAGATCACGGAAGACTATGAGAATTTCATTAGTACATCAGCTGTACTTCATTATTGTAAGCATAAAATACTGAGGCCTTACTTGAGGTTGTTAGGAGTGATGGGATTGAGACCAACTAGCAGTGATGACTCTGATCATTTTTTACGATGTTCGATTTTAGCAAATTTTCATACTGTTCAAGttactatatttatatgtattggatacattttacaatatatggcttgtttcag AAGAGACCGAGGATTctgttataaagtattaatCGTGGGACAAAACGAACTGGAAGTCGACGCGGAACAGACGCAGTCACCGTCTTGCTACGGAAACGTGATATTCAGCTATTTAATTCCGAGTGTATTACATTTAGTAGCGTATTTATACACGATATACCTGTTTCGTGTCAAGGAGAATGAGCAGCTGCAGAATCTGATGGAGAGAGCATTTCTACTCTCCTCGAATCCAATAAATCGTGGCAATCAAAAGCGCCTCGTGCATATATTGTGGCTGTTTATAGCATTGAGCATAGTATGGATGATCATGGCATTAATCACAGTGAATATTCAAATGGCCGAAAGAAGCATAGTATTTCAATGGGTGGAAAATAG TCCATATCAGGTGAAGATAACGTTGAAAATATTCCTAATTGTTTGTACCTTGTGGCACGACATGGTTCAAGGCACCATTATAACAAGCTACTGCCTGCAAGGGCAGTTATTGATGTCACACCTTTACTTTCTACGCGGAAAATTGCTCCAACATGTTCTACTGCCTATCGACTGGATGAGG GACATCAATGAATTCAAGAAACTGTTGAAATACTTCAATGATGAATTAGGTCCGGCTGTTTGCATTTACACTATAGTTAATTTGTCATGGGCAACTGCGGGTATCGTATGGTTGTTTCAATATTATATCAACGACATGAACAACAATCCTGTTATATATCCTGTTACATATGTTAATGTAATGAATGTTGTATTATGGATTTTGATTTCGATTGCTCCATTTATACAG GCTGCTCGCTTAACGAATGCTTGCTCCATGATCCGAGCTGTAGGGCATGAAATACGTATACGACCGTTTGTGTATCAAGCTACTCCAGGCGAGGACCTCGATAGTATACTCTTGTACACGTCTTCGTTGAAAATGTGCGCTAGACTGTTCAGAATTCCTATCAAGGGTAGATATTTATGTCTTCTGCTAACTATTAGTAGTATTTCTGTTCTTTCTCTAGGACAATgtcaatttttctcataa
- the LOC105198840 gene encoding nucleolar protein 10, which yields MQVSAPNNIKIYNLSAGKSLPEWLSERKRRSLSKKNVDIRRRIELIQDFDMPGVSTSIRVSKDEQYILATGIYKPRVKCFDVYNLALKFERCFDSEVVTFEVLSDDYSKIVFLQCDRNVEFHAAHGKYYKLRVPNFGRDLKYHYPTCDIFIVGNGNKIYRINLERGQFLQPFETEATSINKCEINPLHHLLTVGTQEGKIEAWDPRVRNRVGILDCALHCITQDKLETVPAITALKFQGGLHLGVGTSTGHVLMYDIRSNKPFLTKDHMYGLPITCIDFHQKMNLVYSMDSSIVKIWEKDTGKLYTSIEAQHDFNDLSVIPNSGMLLTANETTKMQVYYIPSLGPAPRWCSFLDNLTEELEEQNYDIIYDDYKFVTDKELDELGLAHLKGTNLLRAYMHGYFMDIRLYRKARDVMKPFEFEEYKKRRIRDKIKEEAISRVQIQKLPSVNQELALKLMENANVSDKKKQASSNLLKDERFKALFSNPDFQVDKNSEEYNLLNPVISHLAKSKDKKLKRQLAREEEEEEETQNKSDEDEPKDKTKKIPSNNSNEIRHEVRFEEGGLEKKKPNKSTFGERLANEETHNIKVSGSRGSREMTFVIEKKKQRPEVKRRRTEYNVLRPARSILRKKR from the exons atgcaGGTTTCTGCACCGAATAACATAAAGATTTATAATCTTAGCGCCGGAAAATCACTTCCTGAG TGGTTATCTGAGCGAAAAAGAAGAAGTTTATCGAAGAAGAATGTCG atatacGACGACGTATTGAACTTATACAAGACTTTGACATGCCTGGAGTAAGTACATCTATTAGAGTCTCTAAGGATGAACAATACATTCTTGCAACAGGAATTTATAAACCACGTGTAAAGTGTTTTGATGTATATAATTTGGCATTGAAATTTGAGAGGTGTTTTGATTCTGAAGTTGTTACTTTTGAAGTATTATCGGATGATTATAGCAAA atAGTATTTCTGCAATGCGACCGTAATGTTGAGTTTCACGCTGCTCATGGGAAATATTATAAGCTCAGAGTACCAAACTTTGGAAGGGATCTAAAATACCATTATCCAAcatgtgatatttttattgtagGCAATGG taatAAGATATACAGAATAAATCTTGAACGTGGTCAATTTTTGCAACCATTTGAAACAGAAGCAACATCGATAAATAAATGCGAGATAAATCCATTGCATCATTTACTTACGGTTGGCACTCAGGAAGGAAAAATTGAAGCTTGGGATCCAAGAGTAAGGAATAGAGTTGGCATACTCGATTGCGCTCTGCATTGTATTACTCAAGACAA attGGAAACTGTTCCTGCAATTACTGCCTTGAAATTTCAAGGGGGATTGCATTTAGGAGTTGGCACATCAACAGGACATGTATTAATGTATGATATAAGATCCAATAAACCATTTTTAACTAAAGATCATATGTATGGATTACCAATAACATGCATAGATTTCCACCAAAAGATGAATCTTGTTTACTCTATGGACAGTTCGATTGTAAAAATATGGGAGAAAGATACC gGTAAACTTTATACTTCCATAGAGGCTCAGCATGACTTTAATGATTTGTCTGTCATACCAAATAGCGGTATGCTGCTAACAGCTAATGAAACTACAAAAATGCAAGTATATTATATTCCTAGTCTTGGTCCCGCTCCTCGCTGGTGTAGTTTCCTTGATAATCTTACAGAGGAATTGGAGGAACAAAATTATGATATCATCTATGACGATTACAAATTTGTAACTGATAAGGAACTGGACGAATTAGGTCTTGCACATTTGAAGGGTACTAATCTACTCAGGGCTTATATGCACGGCTACTTTATGGACATCCGTTTGTATAGGAAAGCAAGGGATGTAATGAAACCATTTGAATTTgaagaatacaaaaaaagaagaattcGTGACAAAATTAAAGAGGAAGCCATCAGCAGAGTACAG ATACAAAAGTTACCAAGTGTAAATCAGGAATTAGCATTGAAATTGATGGAAAATGCAAATGTTAGTGACAAGAAGAAGCAAGCGTCTTCTAATCTGTTGAAAGACGAGCGATTTAAAGCTCTCTTTAGCAATCCTGATTTCCAAGTCGATAAAAACTCCGaggaatataatttattgaatccTGTTATTTCTCACCTTGctaaaagtaaagataaaaaattgaaacgaCAATTGGcacgagaagaagaagaggaagaagaaactCAAAATAAATCTGACGAGGATGAACcaaaagataaaacaaaaaaaattccaa gcAACAACTCGAATGAAATTAGACATGAAGTGAGGTTTGAGGAAGGCGGACTGGAAAAGAAAAAACCGAACAA ATCCACGTTTGGCGAGAGATTAGCAAATGAAGAGACACACAATATTAAAGTGTCCGGTTCGCGTGGTAGCAGGGAGATGACTTTTGTCATCGAAAAG aaGAAACAACGACCAGAAGTAAAACGCCGTAGAACAGAATACAATGTGTTGCGGCCAGCAAGAAgcattttaaggaaaaaacgttaa
- the LOC120359631 gene encoding DCN1-like protein 5, with amino-acid sequence MPRSKRRGPSSTNHSHTPIDMSVSGAHEDSLPRHPSKRLRHTSSARRYTKSDDVSNASTFSQKRCVTWFREYTTPDDTDTLGPEGMEKFCEDIGVEPENVVMLVLAYRMNARQMGFFTLSEWLRGFTELQCDSISKIQQKLEYLRNQLNDPYIFKGIYRYAYDFARDKDQRSMDMETARVMLQLLLGKHWPLFSQFAQFLDQSKYKVINKDQWCNILEFSRTINHDLSNYDLDGAWPVMLDEFVEWLKIQRGEGSSSTEVRGS; translated from the exons ATGCCACGTAGCAAGCGAAGAGGGCCCTCCAGCACAAATCACAGTCATACTCCCATTGATATGTCAGTGTCTGGTGCACATGAAGACAGTTTACCTAGGCATCCTTCAAAACGGTTAAGACATACCTCTAG TGCCAGACGATACACAAAATCTGATGATGTATCCAATGCTTCAACGTTCTCCCAAAAACGCTGTGTCACTTGGTTCAGAGAATACACTACACCAGATGATACAGACACTCTCGGACCCGAAGGAATGGAAAAGTTTTGTGAGGATATCGGCGTAGAACCTGAAAATGTGGTGATGCTTGTTCTCGCGTACAGGATGAACGCTCGCCAAATGGGGTTCTTCACACTGAGTGAATGGCTCAGAGGCTTTACGGAGCTTCAGTGCGACTCGATTAGTAAAATACAACAGAAGCTCGAGTACCTAAGAAATCAATTAAATGACCCATACATATTTAAGGGGATCTACAGATATGCTTACGATTTTGCAAGA GACAAAGATCAACGTAGTATGGATATGGAAACGGCAAGAGTAATGTTACAACTGCTTTTGGGAAAACATTGGCCACTATTTTCACAGTTTGCTCAGTTCCTAgatcaatcaaagtacaaagTGATCAATAAAGATCAATGGTGCAACATATTAGAATTTTCACGTACAATCAATCATGACTTATCTAATTATGATTTAGACGGAGCGT gGCCAGTAATGCTTGACGAATTTGTTGAGTGGTTAAAAATTCAACGAGGCGAAGGATCGTCATCAACAGAAGTTAGAGGCAGCTGA